ACCTGAGCCGCCGGCGCCCGGAGTGGGCCCTGGCCATCACCGGCTACTTCACCTCGATCCCCATCTTCTGTGACTCCGGCTACGTCATCCTGGCCCCGCTGGCCAAGGCGCTCTCCCGGCAGAGCGGCAAGTCCGTGGTGACCCTGGGCATCTCCCTGGCCGTGGGCCTCGTCTCCACCCACCACCTGGTGCCGCCGACCCCGGGCCCGCTGGGCACCGCCGGCATCTTCGGGGCGGACATCGGCAAGATGATCCTCTGGGGCATCCTCTTCGCCGTTCCGGTCACCATCGTCGGCGTCCTCTACGCCGTCTGGCTGGGCCGGAGGATCTACCAGGTGCCCGCCGCCGACGGCGAGGGCTGGGAGCGCAAGGAGTGGAAGGCGGAGCTGGAGCAGGCCATCGAGATCGTCGAGCGGAAGGACCTGCCCGGCACCGCGCTCTCCTTCGCGCCGATCCTGGTGCCCATCCTGCTGATCCTGCTCAACACCACCCTGTCTGCCGTCGGCGCCGGCGGCGCCTGGGCCCGGTTCCTGATCTTCCTGGGCCAGCCCATCATCGCCGTGCTGGTCGGCCTGCTGATCGCCATCTACGGCCTGGGCGCCAAGATGACCCGGCCGGAGGTCTTGAAGGAGATGGAGAAGGGCGTCCAGTCCGCGGGCATCATCATGCTGGTCACCGGCGCCGGCGGCGCCCTGGGCCAGGTGATCCGGGCCAGCGGCGCGGGCGACTACGTGGCCCAGGCCCTGGCGAACAGCGCCCTGCCGGCGATCCTGCTGCCCTTCGTGATCGCCACCGGCCTGCGGCTGATCCAGGGCTCCGGCACCACCGCCATGCTGACCGCCGCGTCCATCACCGCCCCGATCCTGGCCCCGCTGGGCATCGACCCGGTCTTCGCGGCCATGTCCGCCTCCATGGGCGCCTTCGTCTTCAGCTACTTCAACGACTCCTTCTACTGGGTCGTCAACCGTTTCATCGGCATCGAGGACGTGAAGGAGCAGATCCAGGTCTGGTCGGTGCCCACGACCCTGGCCTGGCTCACCCCGGGCATCTGCCTGGTGATCGCCAACACCCTGTTCGGATAGCCTGCCGCGCTTCGGCCCGGGACGCCGGTTACTCCGGCATCCCGGGCCGATTTCGCGTGGCTTTTTGTGCATCCGGCTCCGCCCCCGCCACCGGACCCCACAGCAGGGCGTTGTGGCCGGACTCGTGTCACCGCAGGACGGCGGGCCGATCCAACTCCACCGTCACGCAGAGCTCGCCGCAGCCGCTGTCCCAGGTGCGCCGGAAGGGCAGCCCGCGGATGATCCGCCGCATGGCCTGGTTCTCCGCCAGCATGTAGGCCACAAGCCGGGTGAACCCCCGCTCCCGGGCCGCTTCCACCAGTTCCTGGCCCAGGGCGGTGCCGATGCCCTCACCCTGGCAGTCGTCCCGCACCAGCAGGGCGATCTCGGCGCACTCCTCATCGACCTGCCCCAGCTCGCCGACGGCCACGACCTCCCCCTCGCTCAGCGCCAGCAGGACCACACCCGCATCGGGATCGCCGCCGCAGAGGCGCGCGGCCTCCTCCTCCTCGTGGATGTGCAGGCCCGAACAGTAGCGGAACCGCATGCTGCGGGGCGACAGCCGCTGGTACATGGCCGCGATGAGGGGCGCGTCCGCGGGCGTGCAGGGCCGGATGGTGACCAGGCGGCCGGTCCGGGTGACGATCAGGACGGGCTTGTCCTGCACAGCGGCCGACATGGGGCTCACCCCCTTGGCAATCCAGCCGCCTATATTGTTACCATTTTCACTTATAGTCTATCCCGGCCGGCGCCTGGCATACAATGACACTTCCGGCTCTACCGCATCCCCCGATCGGAGGTATTCCACCGTGCACCAGCAGGCGGCCCCGGCAGCCTCGCCGCCGGGCACGCGTGGGGCGGGGTCCGGCGCCGCCGTGCAGGCCATCAGAACCCGTAGACAGACATGCCCCCGTCCACCATCAGCACCTGCCCGGTGACGTAGCTGGACGCGTCCGACGCGAGGAACACCACCGGCCCCACCAGCTCCGCCAGGTCGCCGATGCGCCGCATCGGCGTGCGGGCCAGAATCTCCGCCACGTACTGTTCGTCCTGCAGCAGCTTCTCCGTCAGCGGCGTGCGGAAGTACCAGGGGCCGATGCCGTTCACCGTCACCCCGTACCGGGCCCACTCCATGGCCAGGATACGGGTCATGTGCATCAGCCCCGCCTTGCTGGCGCCGTAGGCAACCCCGGTGCGCAGCGCCACCGCTCCGCCTACCGATGCGACGTTGATGATCCGGCCGTAGCCCCGCTCGCACATGTGCCGGCCCACCGTCTGGGCGACCAGGAAGGGACCCTTCAGATTGGTCTGCACCACCCGGTCCCAGTCCGCCTCCGCCACCTCCAGCGCCGGCTTGCGGATGTTGATGCCCGCGTTGTTCACCAGGATGTCGATCTTGCCGAACCGGTCCAGGGCCGCCTCGACGGCCTCCGTCACCTGCGCCTGGCTCGTCACGTCTGCGGTCACCGCCAGCGCCCGGCGGCCCCTGGCCCGGACCTCCTCCGCCGCGGCCTCCACCTCGGAGCCGGTCCTGGCCAGGCAAACCACGTCCGCCCCGGCGTCCGCCAGGCCCAGCGCCAGGGCCCGGCCGATCCCCCGCCCAGCCCCGGTCACCAGGGCGACCCGGCCTTCCAGCGAGAAGAGCTGCATGGTGCGTTCCTTCCTTTCGTGATCTGGGTCTCTTGCCCATCTTTCGCCCTGCTACCCCGGCTCCCCCTGCTGCGGGGTGGCCCCCAGGGCCCGGCGGGGCCTGCAGCCCGGGCGGCGCCCGGGGCACTTGCCCGCGCCGTCCCTGCGGGTGTGTGCATCCCCCCGCCCGGATCCGGGGCACGCTACCCGCGAGGAGGGACCTGACTCATGGGCATGTTGGACGGAAAGGTGGCCATCATCACCGGCGCGGCGATGGGCATGGGCGCGGCCACGGCGGAGCTCTTCGCCCGGGAGGGCGCCAGGGTGGTCATCGCCGACCTGAACGAGGAGCTGGGAAGGGCCCAGGCCCGGAAGATCCAGGATGCCGGCGGCGCCGCCGCCTTCGTCCGGGCGGACGTCTCCCGGGCCGGGGACGTGGAAGCGATGGTGCAGTTCGCCGTGGACACCTTCGGCCGGCTGGACGTCGCGGTGAACAACGCGGCCCACTCGCCCGACACCAGGCCCCTGGCCGACCTGGACGAGGCGGTGTGGGACGCGGTCATCGGGGTGGACCTGAAGGGCGTCGCGCTCTGCCTGAAGTACGAGCTGCGGCAGATGTTGAAGCAAGGGGGCGGCGGATCCATCATCAACATCTCGTCGGTCAGCGGCATCCGGCCCCAGCCGGGAACCCCGGCATACGTCGCCGCCAAACACGGCGTGATCGGCCTCACCAAGCAGGCTGCCATGGACTACTCGCCCCACGGCATCCGGGTGAACGCGGTCGCGCCCGGCGCGGTGGACACCCCGATGCTGCAGAAGGCCCTGGTGGAGTTCAACCTGGAGCCGGTCTCCTACGCAAAGCAGCTCAGCCTGCTCGGCCGGTTCGCGCAGGCCAGCGAGGTGGCCGAGGTGAACCTGTGGCTCGCCTCGGACCGCTCCTCCTACGTCACCGGCGCCGTCTACACCGTGGACGGCGGCTACACCGCCATGTAGTGCGGCCGCCTGACAAAACCCATCGGGGCTCGGGGAACTCACCCCGGAGCCCTGTCTGCCGTCGCCGGGCCGGCCTTGCTCGCTGCAGCCCGCCCGGCCGGAGGT
The nucleotide sequence above comes from Symbiobacterium thermophilum IAM 14863. Encoded proteins:
- a CDS encoding GntP family permease, giving the protein MASAVSGSQMLLALLIGIVVLVFLILKTKIHAFPALIIAAALIGLVGGMDPVDVSSAITTGFGNTLASIGIVIGFGVMMGRILEISGAAERMATFFLKHLSRRRPEWALAITGYFTSIPIFCDSGYVILAPLAKALSRQSGKSVVTLGISLAVGLVSTHHLVPPTPGPLGTAGIFGADIGKMILWGILFAVPVTIVGVLYAVWLGRRIYQVPAADGEGWERKEWKAELEQAIEIVERKDLPGTALSFAPILVPILLILLNTTLSAVGAGGAWARFLIFLGQPIIAVLVGLLIAIYGLGAKMTRPEVLKEMEKGVQSAGIIMLVTGAGGALGQVIRASGAGDYVAQALANSALPAILLPFVIATGLRLIQGSGTTAMLTAASITAPILAPLGIDPVFAAMSASMGAFVFSYFNDSFYWVVNRFIGIEDVKEQIQVWSVPTTLAWLTPGICLVIANTLFG
- a CDS encoding SDR family NAD(P)-dependent oxidoreductase, translating into MQLFSLEGRVALVTGAGRGIGRALALGLADAGADVVCLARTGSEVEAAAEEVRARGRRALAVTADVTSQAQVTEAVEAALDRFGKIDILVNNAGINIRKPALEVAEADWDRVVQTNLKGPFLVAQTVGRHMCERGYGRIINVASVGGAVALRTGVAYGASKAGLMHMTRILAMEWARYGVTVNGIGPWYFRTPLTEKLLQDEQYVAEILARTPMRRIGDLAELVGPVVFLASDASSYVTGQVLMVDGGMSVYGF
- a CDS encoding SDR family NAD(P)-dependent oxidoreductase, producing MGMLDGKVAIITGAAMGMGAATAELFAREGARVVIADLNEELGRAQARKIQDAGGAAAFVRADVSRAGDVEAMVQFAVDTFGRLDVAVNNAAHSPDTRPLADLDEAVWDAVIGVDLKGVALCLKYELRQMLKQGGGGSIINISSVSGIRPQPGTPAYVAAKHGVIGLTKQAAMDYSPHGIRVNAVAPGAVDTPMLQKALVEFNLEPVSYAKQLSLLGRFAQASEVAEVNLWLASDRSSYVTGAVYTVDGGYTAM
- a CDS encoding GNAT family N-acetyltransferase, whose protein sequence is MSAAVQDKPVLIVTRTGRLVTIRPCTPADAPLIAAMYQRLSPRSMRFRYCSGLHIHEEEEAARLCGGDPDAGVVLLALSEGEVVAVGELGQVDEECAEIALLVRDDCQGEGIGTALGQELVEAARERGFTRLVAYMLAENQAMRRIIRGLPFRRTWDSGCGELCVTVELDRPAVLR